The genomic region TGATGCTGTCGGTGACGACCTTCGCCGTCGCCAACACGGTCACCGCGATCTCCTCGAGCTACGCGCTGACCATGGGGTTCCGGTTGATCGCCGGTGTCGCCGCAGCGGCCGTCTGGGCCGAACTGGTCGGCTACGCCCGCAGGTTGGCCCCTCCGCACCTGCAGGGCAGGGCCATCGCCATCACCATGGCGGGCGTACCACTCGCCCTCTCGCTGGGCATTCCCCTCGGTACGTTCCTGGGGGGCCTGTTCGGCTGGCGCCTCACCTTCGGTCTGGTCACGGTCGTCTCGGTGGTCCTGCTCGGCTGGATCTGGGCCACCGTCCCGGACGCCGCCGGCCAGAAGCCCGGCGCCCGCGAGCCGATCCTGAGGGCGCTCCGGCTGCCCGGCGTCGCCGCCGTCCTGTTCGTGGTCGCTGCCTACGTGCTCGCCCACAACATCCTGTACACCTACATCGCCACCTTCCTCGACACGTACGACCACGGCGACTCCCGCGACATCGTGCTGCTGGTCTTCGGCATCGCCTCCGTGGTCAGCATCTGGGTCACCGGCGCACTGGTGGACCGCAAGCTGAGGATGCTGACCGTCGCCAGCTCGGCCCTGTTCATCATCGCCTCGATCATGCTGGTGATCCTGGCCGGCAACCTTTGGGTCGTCTACGCCGCGATGATCCTGTGGGGCCTGGGCTGGGGCGGTGTCACCACGTTGCTCCAGACCGCCGTCACGGACGCGGGCGGCGACCGCGGCCAGGCGCTCCTGGTCACCACCTGGAACTCCTTCATGGCGGGAGGCGGCGCCGTGGGCGGCATCCTGCTCGACATGCACGGCCCGAAGTCCTTCCCCTGGAGTGTCCTGGCCCTGATGCTCCCGGTGCTGCTCGTCGTGGTCCTCGGGCGCCGGCACGCCTTCCCCGCGAAGCGTCCCAGCTCCGGCTGACGCCCGCTTCCCGGGCGGACGCCCCGGCCCTGTCCAGGGCGTCCGCCCGGCCCCAGGCGCGCCACGGCCCGGACCGCCGCCACATCCCCCGTCCGGCGGACGGGCCACGGCGCCGAAAGAGGCCCCGTTCCCGGTATCCGAGAACGGGGCCTCTCCGCTGCTCTCCGGGCGGGGTGACGGAGGGTCAGCCCGGACCGATCTGGAACCCGACGCTGCGGACGGTCAGGATCCAGCCGCTGGAGCCGAGCTTGCTGCGCAGGTTGCACACATGGGTGTCCACGGTCCGCCGGGACCACGAGCCGCCCCACACCTCCTGCATGATGCGGCTGCGGGAGATGACGTCGCCCGGGTTGCTCGCCAGCAGGTACAGCAGGTCGAACTCCTTGCCGGTCACCTCCACCTGACGCCCGGACACGGCCACCTTGCGCGACTCGCGGTCCACCAGCAGGTCGCCGTGGATCACCACATGGCCCTCCTGGCGGGGCAGGCGCGGCCGCACGCGGCGCATCACGGCGCCCATACGGGCCATCAGCTCCGGGAACCCGTACGGCTTGACCATGTAGTCGTCGGCACCGGCCTGCAGGCCGAGTACCCGGTCGAGCTCCGAGCCCCGCGCGGTCAGCGCGATGACGGGGGTGTCGTCGAACTGCCGGATGGCCCGGCACACCTCGATGCCGTCCAGGTCGGGCAGCTCCAGGTCGAGCAGGACCAGGTCCGCCTCCCTGTAGGCACGTAACGCCGCGACGCCGGTCTCCGCGCTGGTCACGGCATGCCCGTGGCGCTGCAGTGCGCGCATCAGGAGTTCGGTGTCGGCCGAGTCCTCCTGCACGACCAGTACCTTCCAGCCCCGGGGTTCGTCGACCGTGCGCATCGCGCCAGTTCCTCGCCCTGTGGGGCGCGCCCGCGCGTGTGTGCCGCGCGCCAGCAGGCCGGCCGGGTCAGTCATAGCCCTTCCCCCCTCGGATCCTCGGCTTTGACTCAACGACGCATCAAATTTAATACCTGCAAGGATGTTTCTGTCAAAGGGTTCACAGAGGATGAGATGCCCAACTTAATGACGTTATGAGGCAATCTGATGCGCCGAAGCAGGCCGTGATGGTCGCAGTGCGCTTACGGTGGCATGTTGACACACGCGGATAAGGGGGGCATTTCAGCCAGCTAAGTTAACTCACCGGTGAAAATTGATTCTCCTGGGTATTTAATGTCTCCATGCCTCCGTCCCAGCCGCAGACCGCCCCGCAGGGTTGCTCGACCGCGCACCCGCCTCCCGTGGTCTGCCGAACCCGTAAGCAGGAGCGTTCCGTCCGCACCCGAAGAGCCCTGGTCCACTCGGCGGCCGAGCGGTTCGAACGCCACGGGTACGAACGAACGAAGCTGAGCGAGGTCAGCGAGGGGGCCGGAGTCACCACCGGCGCCCTGCACTTCCACTTCCGCAACAAGGCCGACCTGGCCGGGGCCGTGGAACGCGCGGCCATCCGCAACCTCTACCGCGTCGCCCGCCGGACCCAGAGCGAACAGACCGACGCCCTGGCCGAACTGAGCGCCCTTTCCTATGCGCTGGCGCACCTTCTCCACCAGGACGTGGTGTCCCGGGCCGGCTTCCGGCTCAACTACGAGACGTCGGGCCGTACCCGGCTGAGCATCCATCAGGAGTGGCAGAGCTGTGTCCAGCGGCTCCTCGTCCAGGCCGGCGAGGAGGAGGGGGCGCCGCTCGGCACGCTGCCCCTGTGCGAGCTCACCGACACCGTGGTCGGCGCCACCACAGGCTTCGCGCTGCTGGCCCGCGACAACCGCGTCTGGCTGTCCCCGAAAGTGCTCACCGGCTTCTGGCGCGCCGTACTGCCGGGCTGCGCCCTGGAGCCGAACGGTGAGGGGGACGGTTGAACTCGGCGCGTACCCCCACGTATCCTACGGTTGTGGAGATTCTGTGGAGACGCGCTCCGTGGGTGTTCCAGACGCAGCGGGGGACCGGTCCGCCGGACGTTCCTCCAGCGTGAAGTCGATGTCCCGGCACGGGAATCGATGTACGCCGGCAGGCGGTTCCCTTGCCGGGTGCGCTCCCGCGTGCGTGCCGTGTCCCGGTGAACTCGACACCGGAACGCGGCCGGACGCGGGCGACCCGGACAGCGGGAAGCAGCTTCCGCCGGAGCCCGAAGTCCCCCACATCGCTCTCCCGAACCCCTCGTCGCCGTTTCCGTAGTCCCGCGGGAGACGCCTCACCCGCGGTGCGCGACCCGGTCCTCACCAGCCGCCCCCGACGCGGCTGGAACACCGGCCGAACGCCCCCGCGCGCCGCGGGCTCCTCGTGGGTGCACGCACGCTCACGGGACCGGCGCAGCGGCATCCGTCCCGTCCCCGGCCACTTCGCCGGCACGGTGCGGGACTGAACACGCCCCACCCCGGACCCGAGCCACCGCGACGGTCCGGGCCGGAACGGCGCATACCCGAACCCCATGCGCGCCGTCCCCGCCGCACCCACGCGGAAGCGGCGACACCGCACACAACACCCGTGCTCCTAGGGGCGGTTGGGACGCCCGTCGTACGTCAGCAGTGCCGGCCCCGGCCGGCGGGTGCCGCGCGGCACCCGCGGGTGGTCCGGCCTGTCCCGCAGTGCTCTTCCCTTCGCCCCACCACCCAGCGCCTGCCACGCGGCCCCTGCGCTCGGCCCGCGTGCGCGCCCATGACCGAGAGGGTTCCGAACCATGAGCATCCGAACCACGGCGATCACGACCTGCCCGATCCACCTCGACGCCTCCGGCGCCGACCCGCACGACGAGATCGCCCGCATCCGCGAGCAGGGTCCGGTGGTCCAGGTCGCCCTCCCCGGAGGCATCCTGGCCTGGTCGGTCACCAGCATGGAACTCCTCAAGCAGCTGATGACCGACCCACGGGTCTCCAAGGACGCCGAGCAGCACTGGCCGGCCTGGAGACGCGGTGAGATAC from Streptomyces sp. QL37 harbors:
- a CDS encoding MFS transporter, which produces MSTSPPELLDNTSPASGQRKLPMSPLLALATAAFMGILTEALPAGVLPEMARDMSVSESAMGQALTIYAIATGLSAIPLAITTATWNRKWLLMLSVTTFAVANTVTAISSSYALTMGFRLIAGVAAAAVWAELVGYARRLAPPHLQGRAIAITMAGVPLALSLGIPLGTFLGGLFGWRLTFGLVTVVSVVLLGWIWATVPDAAGQKPGAREPILRALRLPGVAAVLFVVAAYVLAHNILYTYIATFLDTYDHGDSRDIVLLVFGIASVVSIWVTGALVDRKLRMLTVASSALFIIASIMLVILAGNLWVVYAAMILWGLGWGGVTTLLQTAVTDAGGDRGQALLVTTWNSFMAGGGAVGGILLDMHGPKSFPWSVLALMLPVLLVVVLGRRHAFPAKRPSSG
- a CDS encoding response regulator transcription factor; this encodes MRTVDEPRGWKVLVVQEDSADTELLMRALQRHGHAVTSAETGVAALRAYREADLVLLDLELPDLDGIEVCRAIRQFDDTPVIALTARGSELDRVLGLQAGADDYMVKPYGFPELMARMGAVMRRVRPRLPRQEGHVVIHGDLLVDRESRKVAVSGRQVEVTGKEFDLLYLLASNPGDVISRSRIMQEVWGGSWSRRTVDTHVCNLRSKLGSSGWILTVRSVGFQIGPG
- a CDS encoding ScbR family autoregulator-binding transcription factor, which produces MPPSQPQTAPQGCSTAHPPPVVCRTRKQERSVRTRRALVHSAAERFERHGYERTKLSEVSEGAGVTTGALHFHFRNKADLAGAVERAAIRNLYRVARRTQSEQTDALAELSALSYALAHLLHQDVVSRAGFRLNYETSGRTRLSIHQEWQSCVQRLLVQAGEEEGAPLGTLPLCELTDTVVGATTGFALLARDNRVWLSPKVLTGFWRAVLPGCALEPNGEGDG